The Pelodiscus sinensis isolate JC-2024 chromosome 6, ASM4963464v1, whole genome shotgun sequence genome has a segment encoding these proteins:
- the ABHD17B gene encoding alpha/beta hydrolase domain-containing protein 17B: protein MNNLSFSELCCLFCCPPCPGKIASKLAFLPPDPTYTLMCDESGSRWTLHLSERADWQYSSREKDAIECFMTRTSKGNRIACMFVRCSPNAKYTLLFSHGNAVDLGQMSSFYIGLGSRINCNIFSYDYSGYGASSGKPTEKNLYADIDAAWVALRTRYGIRPENVIIYGQSIGTVPSVDLAARYESAAVILHSPLTSGMRVAFPDTKKTYCFDAFPNIDKISKITSPVLIIHGTEDEVIDFSHGLALFERCQRPVEPLWVEGAGHNDVELYGQYLERLKQFVSQELKNL from the exons atgAATAATCTTTCCTTCAGTGAATTGTGTTGCCTGTTCTGTTGTCCACCATGCCCAGGGAAAATTGCTTCCAAACTGGCATTTTTACCTCCAGATCCCACTTACACGCTGATGTGTGATGAAAGTGGTAGTCGCTGGACTCTACATCTTTCAGAACGAGCAGACTGGCAGTACTCTTCAAGAGAGAAAGATGCCATTGAGTGTTTCATGACTAGAACCAGCAAAGGTAACAGGATTGCCTGTATGTTTGTGCGTTGTTCACCTAACGCCAAATATACTTTGCTCTTCTCACATGGGAATGCTGTTGACCTAGGTCAGATGAGCAGTTTTTACATAGGACTGGGTTCACGGATTAACTGCAACATATTCTCATATGATTATTCTGGATatggtgcaagttctgggaaacCGACAGAGAAGAACCTGTATGCTGACATTGATGCCGCTTGGGTTGCTCTTAGGACAAG GTACGGAATCCGCCCTGAAAATGTGATTATATATGGCCAAAGTATAGGAACAGTACCATCTGTGGATCTTGCTGCTCGGTACGAGAGTGCTGCTGTAATTCTTCATTCCCCTTTGACCTCTGGAATGCGAGTAGCCTTTCCTGATACGAAGAAGACGTACTGTTTTGATGCATTCCCAAA CATTGACAAAATTTCTAAAATAACCTCACCAGTGTTAATAATCCATGGGACTGAAGATGAAGTAATTGACTTTTCACATGGCCTAGCATTATTTGAGCGTTGCCAGAGACCTGTCGAGCCACTGTGGGTAGAAGGAGCAGGCCATAACGATGTGGAGCTTTATGGACAGTACCTTGAACGATTAAAACAGTTTGTATCACAGGAACTCAAGAATTTGTAA